From Fibrobacterota bacterium, the proteins below share one genomic window:
- a CDS encoding DUF3224 domain-containing protein: MRCKASYKIAGWDEKTFSEADVSGPGHAGKLSKASVRKTYSGDLEGEGFLEYLLAYQGDGSAEYVGYERVTGKLNGSTGSLVFRHTGTYAHDRMVQTTVIVEGSGTGGLAGISGKTEITAGHDKEYPFILEYGIP, translated from the coding sequence ATGCGATGCAAAGCGAGCTATAAAATCGCGGGATGGGATGAAAAAACCTTTTCCGAGGCGGACGTTTCGGGCCCGGGCCATGCCGGCAAGTTATCCAAGGCCAGCGTGAGGAAAACCTATTCCGGGGACCTGGAAGGCGAAGGGTTCCTGGAATACCTGTTGGCCTATCAGGGCGACGGTTCGGCGGAGTACGTGGGATATGAACGCGTAACCGGCAAGTTGAATGGGTCGACGGGAAGCTTGGTGTTCCGCCATACCGGGACCTACGCCCATGACCGCATGGTTCAGACCACCGTCATCGTCGAGGGTTCGGGCACAGGCGGCTTGGCCGGCATTTCCGGAAAGACGGAAATCACCGCCGGCCACGATAAGGAGTATCCCTTCATCTTGGAATACGGGATACCGTAG